Proteins encoded in a region of the Rutidosis leptorrhynchoides isolate AG116_Rl617_1_P2 chromosome 9, CSIRO_AGI_Rlap_v1, whole genome shotgun sequence genome:
- the LOC139868110 gene encoding uncharacterized protein — MAKWAIELGEHDIEFIVRHANKGQVLAYFIDETDSTDEEDAKNSTQVITSRIENEEWKLCTDGMSSSDGSGAGLMLVNTEGKEFTYALRFEFATTNNKAEYEALLVGLRMVKELKILHLRAFVDSQLVANQIMGTFEARQPTIQQYLTKAKELIESFKSFDIEHVRRSQNKKADALIKLTSLTFEHLAKEFLVEVLEKKSILEEEVNDLIQEDDVTWMTPLQVYLETGKLPEDKNEARKIRIKAPSYKMMNGALYRRSFLTPWLRCIGPKQATVIIQEMHEGICGLHAGPRSVVAKIMRLGYYWPTMHHDVTMVLQACESCQIHSNVLRLPKQELVSVTSAWTFMK, encoded by the coding sequence atggccaaatgggccattGAGCTAGGTGAACATGACATTGAGTTCATAGTCAGGCACGCAAATAAAGGACAAGTTCTGGCATACTTCATCGACGAAACGGATAGCACCGATGAAGAAGATGCAAAGAACTCTACTCAAGTCATCACCTCGAGGATTGAAAATGAAGAATGGAAGTTGTGCACCGATGGTATGTCAAGTTCTGATGGATCAGGTGCTGGTCTGATGTTAGTAAACACCGAAGGAAAAGAGTTTACTTACGCACTCCGTTTCGAATTTGCAACAACTAATAACAAAGCTGAGTACGAAGCGCTACTTGTGGGACTGAGAATGGTGAAGGAATTAAAGATCCTCCACCTTCGTGCTTTCGTCGACTCACAACTAGTGGCTAACCAAATCATGGGCACTTTTGAAGCAAGGCAACCCACCATCCAACAGTACTTGACAAAAGCGAAGGAACTGATCGAAAGCTTCAAAAGTTTTGACATCGAACATGTCCGAAGAAGTCAAAATAAGAAGGCAGATGCACTGATCAAACTCACTTCGTTGACATTTGAACATCTTGCAAAGGAATTCTTGGTGGAAGTGCTAGAAAAGAAATCGATCTTAGAGGAAGAAGTCAATGATCTCATACAAGAAGATGATGTAACATGGATGACTCCATTGCAAGTATATCTTGAAACAGGAAAATTACCAGAGGATAAAAACGAAGCAAGGAAGATAAGGATAAAGGCACCCTCCTACAAAATGATGAACGGAGCACTATACAGAAGATCCTTCCTCACTCCATGGCTTCGATGTATAGGGCCAAAGCAAGCTACTGTTATAATCCAAGAGATGCATGAAGGGATATGTGGTCTCCACGCAGGACCAAGGTCGGTAGTAGCAAAAATCATGAGGCTAGGTTACTATTGGCCTACAATGCACCATGATGTGACTATGGTGCTACAAGCTTGTGAATCCTGTCAAATTCACTCGAATGTCCTGAGACTGCCCAAGCAAGAACTAGTCTCTGTTACCTCAGCTTGGACTTTCATGAAATAG